The sequence GCCGCCGGGCGAAAAGATTCTCATCACCCAGTTCGCCAAGGACGAGGTGGAGGCCGCGGGCCTCGTGAAGTTCGACTTCCTCGGCCTGAAGACGCTCACCGTCATCCAGCACGCGCTGGACCTGGTGAACCGCAACCACGGCAAGGACATCAAGCGGCACGAGATCCCGCTGCACGACGAGAAGATGTGGCAGCTCATGGCGGAGGGCGACACCGCCGGCGTCTTCCAGATGGAGTCCAGCGGCTTCACCGAAATGGTGATGAAGCTGAAGCCCACCTGCTTCGAAGACGTCATCGCCGCCGGCGCGCTCTACCGCCCGGGCCCGCTGGACTCCGGCATGGTGGACGTCTTCATCAACCGCAAGCACGGCCGGGAGAAGGTGGCCTACCCGCACCCGAAGCTGGAGCCGGTGCTCAAGGACACCTACGGCGTCATCGTCTACCAGGAACAGGTGATGCAGATCTCCCAGGTGCTGGGAGGCTACACCCTGGGCCGCGCCGACCTTCTTCGCCGCGCCATGGGCAAGAAGAAGGCGGAGGTCATGCAGGCCGAGCGCGCCGGCTTCCTGGAGGGCTGCAAGACCAACAACGTGGACCTGAAGGTCGCGGGCGAAATCTTCGACCTGATGGAGAAGTTCGCCGAGTACGGCTTCAACAAGAGCCACTCCGCGGCGTACGGCCTGGTCACCATCCACACGGCGTGGCTCAAGGCCCACTACCCGTGCGAATTCATGGCCGCCCTTCTCACCAGCGAGAAGGACAACACCGACAAGGTGGTGAAGCACATTGGCGAGGCCCGCGAGTCGGGCACGCAGGTGCTGCCGCCGGACGTGAACCTGTCCGACCTGGCCTTCGGCGCGGTGGAGGGGAAGATCCGCTTCGGTCTGGGCGCCATCAAGGGCGTGGGCGAGGGCGCCATCGAGTCCATCCTGGAGGCGCGCAAGGAAGGCCCCTTCAAGAGCCTGTTCGACTTCTGCGAGCGCGTGGACGGCCGCCGCGTCAACCGCAAGGTGCTGGAAGCGCTGGTGAAGGCGGGCGCCTTCGACTTCGAGAAGCGCCCCCGCGCGCAGCTCTTCGAGACGATTGAGCGCGCGATGAACCGCGGCTCCTCCAGCCAGAAGGACCGCGCGGCGGGGCAGAGCTCTCTGTTCGGGATGCTCGCGGGCCCCGCGTCCTCCGGCACCGGCCTCAAGGACGACTACGCGCAGGTGGAGGAGTGGCCGGAGAAGGAGCGGCTGGCCTTCGAGAAGGAGTCCATCGGCTTCTACGTGTCCGGCCACCCGCTGTACCAGTACGAGAAGGAGCTCAAGCGCTACGCGCGGCCCATCACCGCCGTGCAGCGCGCGCGCCGCGACGAGAAGCTCACCGTGGCGGGCATCATCACCGTGCTGCGCGAGCGCCCCACCAAGACGGGCAAGCGCATGGCGTGGGTCACCATCGAGGATTTGTCCGGCTCCACGGAGCTGGTGTGCTTCCCGGGCAAGGACGGCACGCGCAACGTGATGGGCAAGGACGGCAAGTGGTCCAAGCAGGGCCCCAAGCCGGGCTACGAGCACTGGGAGCACCTGCTCAAGTCGGACGACCCCATCCTCGTGACGGGCACCGTCCAGATTTCCCAGCGCGACGAGAACACGCCCACCGCGGAGCTCATCGTCGAGGACATCCAGAGCCTCAAGGCCGTGCGCGAAAAGCGCACCAAGCGCCTGGAGCTGCGCCTGCCCGCGGAAATCGTCACCGAGGAGCGGCTGGCCAAGCTCAACGAGCTGGCGAAGAAGTACGCGGGCGCCACGCCGGTGGCGGTGAGCGTGCTGTTCCCCGGGGAGGCGGAGGCGCACATCTCCGGCACCACGCTCAAGGTGCAGGTGAACGACGATTTGCTCCTCGCGGTGGACCGGCTCTTCGGGCAGAAGGTCGTGGAGTTCGGCTGACAGCGAAAGGAAGCGACTCCATGGCGGACAGCGTGTTCAAGGACGGGCTGCTCAAGGGCAAGACGGCGTTCGTCTCCGGCGGCAGCAGCGGCATCAACC is a genomic window of Corallococcus macrosporus containing:
- the dnaE gene encoding DNA polymerase III subunit alpha, which codes for MSFTHLHLHTLYSLLDGAIRMKDLIKTVKEKGMSSVAVTDHGNMFGTIDFYKKAKDAGIKPILGLEAYVAGPKGREDRSEKVAHHLILLAKNAEGYANLRYLSSTAYMNGFYYHPRIDKQVLAEHSKGLVGLTACLGGEVTSACFRGDMDHARRVAAEYKGIFEPDSFYLEVQSNGMAEQDKANENLKQLSRDLDIPLVATADAHYIKREDAKAHELLMCIASGKTLADNKRLRHSTDKLYVTSPEEMLGFFADSPEAVHNSMRIAEMCNVELKLGKPMLPTFKVPDGHTPDTFMSELAYEGLRQRFKELEGQYPIDREQYQARLTLELGVIQRMGFSGYFLIVQDFINWAKDHNIPVGPGRGSGAGSLVAYALRITDLDPIPYNLLFERFLNPERVSMPDFDIDFCQDRRDEVIKYVGRKYGEMNVGQIITFGSLKAKSVLRDVCRVFGLPFSEGDRIAKLVPEVLNITLKEAIEMEPRLKEMIEKPQNIGEVEGNPVTTKDVLEIALALEGLHRQPGMHAAGVVIADKPLWEFVPVYQPPGEKILITQFAKDEVEAAGLVKFDFLGLKTLTVIQHALDLVNRNHGKDIKRHEIPLHDEKMWQLMAEGDTAGVFQMESSGFTEMVMKLKPTCFEDVIAAGALYRPGPLDSGMVDVFINRKHGREKVAYPHPKLEPVLKDTYGVIVYQEQVMQISQVLGGYTLGRADLLRRAMGKKKAEVMQAERAGFLEGCKTNNVDLKVAGEIFDLMEKFAEYGFNKSHSAAYGLVTIHTAWLKAHYPCEFMAALLTSEKDNTDKVVKHIGEARESGTQVLPPDVNLSDLAFGAVEGKIRFGLGAIKGVGEGAIESILEARKEGPFKSLFDFCERVDGRRVNRKVLEALVKAGAFDFEKRPRAQLFETIERAMNRGSSSQKDRAAGQSSLFGMLAGPASSGTGLKDDYAQVEEWPEKERLAFEKESIGFYVSGHPLYQYEKELKRYARPITAVQRARRDEKLTVAGIITVLRERPTKTGKRMAWVTIEDLSGSTELVCFPGKDGTRNVMGKDGKWSKQGPKPGYEHWEHLLKSDDPILVTGTVQISQRDENTPTAELIVEDIQSLKAVREKRTKRLELRLPAEIVTEERLAKLNELAKKYAGATPVAVSVLFPGEAEAHISGTTLKVQVNDDLLLAVDRLFGQKVVEFG